In Neisseria subflava, a genomic segment contains:
- a CDS encoding ComEA family DNA-binding protein gives MKKILFGAFAAVCAAFSLAAVNINTASSAELEALPGIGPAKAKSIVEYRQKNGAFKSVEELKNVKGIGDAVLNKLKAEATVSSVAPKAAQPAVKK, from the coding sequence ATGAAGAAAATTTTATTTGGTGCATTTGCTGCTGTTTGTGCAGCATTCTCTTTAGCCGCCGTGAACATCAATACCGCGTCTTCTGCCGAACTGGAGGCCTTGCCGGGTATCGGTCCGGCTAAGGCAAAATCGATTGTGGAATACCGTCAGAAGAACGGTGCGTTTAAATCGGTGGAGGAGCTGAAAAACGTGAAGGGCATCGGTGATGCGGTGCTGAACAAGTTGAAGGCGGAGGCGACGGTTTCTTCTGTCGCGCCTAAGGCCGCCCAGCCTGCCGTGAAAAAATAA